In one Ananas comosus cultivar F153 linkage group 12, ASM154086v1, whole genome shotgun sequence genomic region, the following are encoded:
- the LOC109717891 gene encoding probable receptor-like protein kinase At5g18500 — translation MSSPSLKEYLYEDTFVFGLRLWVVIGIVVGASMLVILSVLVICVTIRNHRRLRRATSYLPINQIPAVSKEIKEVRVDQPSTNNFAANNGNNGILPTNPDNFREKESDKLMVQLELAESKQGDDNSDSSSFRHADKEPSFRITDPSPFIGLPEFSQLGWGHWFTLRDLELATNRFSKDNVLGEGGYGVVYRGQLINGTQVAVKKLLNNLGQAEKEFRVEVEAIGHVRHKNLVRLLGYCVEGTQRMLVYEYVNNGNLEQWLHGDMQERGCLTWEARMKILSGTAKALAYLHEAIEPKVVHRDIKSSNILIDEEFNAKVSDFGLAKLLGAGKSHINTRVMGTFGYVAPEYANSGLLNEKSDVYSFGVVLLEAITGRDPVDYSRPSNEVNLVDWLKMMIANRHSEEVVDPNLEKRPSIRALKRALLTALRCVDPDAQKRPKMTLVVQMFESDEPMPREDRRHRQNRSGSMETGSQRENSETDKSDNPDSKPSSRKNRTYYTN, via the exons ATGTCGTCGCCCTCTCTAAAAGAGTATCTATATGAGGACACGTTCGTCTTTGGTCTTAGACTATGGGTGGTAATTGGAATAGTTGTCGGTGCTTCCATGTTGGTTATTCTTTCTGTCCTAGTAATATGTGTTACGATTCGTAATCATAGACGATTGAGAAGAGCCACCAGCTACCTCCCCATCAACCAAATCCCCGCGGTGTCAAAGGAAATCAAGGAAGTGAGAGTTGACCAACCCTCAACTAACAACTTCGCCGCTAATAATGGAAATAATGGAATCCTACCAACGAACCCTGACAATTTTAGAGAGAAGGAATCGGACAAGCTCATGGTTCAATTGGAATTGGCAGAATCAAAACAAGGAGACGACAATAGTGATTCTAGTTCTTTTCGTCATGCGGATAAAGAACCTAGCTTCCGTATAACTGATCCTTCACCTTTTATTGGTCTACCGGAATTCTCTCAACTTGGTTGGGGTCACTGGTTTACTTTGAGGGATCTAGAACTTGCAACCAATCGGTTTTCAAAAGATAATGTTCTTGGGGAGGGTGGTTATGGTGTTGTTTACCGAGGCCAGCTTATTAATGGAACTCAGGTCGCTGTGAAAAAGCTTCTTAACAATCT AGGGCAAGCTGAGAAAGAATTTAGAGTGGAAGTCGAGGCGATTGGCCATGTCCGCCACAAGAATTTAGTTCGCCTTCTTGGGTACTGTGTGGAGGGCACTCAAAG GATGCTTGTCTATGAGTATGTCAACAATGGAAACCTTGAACAGTGGCTCCATGGAGATATGCAGGAGAGAGGTTGTCTTACTTGGGAGGCTCGTATGAAGATTCTATCAGGCACAGCTAAGGC TCTTGCTTATTTACACGAAGCGATTGAACCAAAAGTTGTGCACCGCGACATCAAGTCTAGCAATATTTTGATCGATGAAGAGTTCAATGCCAAAGTGTCAGACTTTGGTTTAGCCAAGCTGCTTGGTGCTGGTAAAAGTCATATCAATACTCGAGTTATGGGTACCTTTGG TTACGTGGCACCGGAGTATGCAAACAGTGGGCTTTTAAATGAAAAGAGTGATGTTTACAGCTTCGGGGTTGTTCTTCTAGAGGCAATTACAGGGAGAGATCCTGTGGACTACAGTCGCCCTTCAAACGAG GTTAATTTAGTTGACTGGCTTAAAATGATGATCGCAAATAGACATTCAGAGGAAGTGGTGGACCCAAATTTAGAGAAGAGACCCTCTATAAGGGCTCTCAAACGGGCCCTTTTGACCGCTCTCAGGTGCGTTGATCCAGATGCGCAGAAGAGACCCAAAATGACTTTGGTGGTTCAGATGTTTGAATCCGATGAACCAATGCCACGCGAG GATCGGAGACATCGACAAAATCGATCTGGAAGCATGGAAACTGGATCTCAGAGGGAGAATTCTGAGACAGACAAAAGCGACAATCCCGATTCAAAACCTAGCAGCAGAAAGAACAGAACATATTATAccaactga
- the LOC109718586 gene encoding pto-interacting protein 1-like isoform X2, with translation MCFSCFSGNDRRQRADQDGPSTASHATGNYGASYASHPAPRAPQPVRMQPIEVPSISVEEIKEIAKNFSNDALIGEGSYARVYYGVLRNGRKSAVKKLDASKQPDQEFLTQVSMVSRLTHENVIELLGYCVDGNLRVLAYEYATMGSLHDILHGRKGVKGAQPGPVLSWAQRVKIAVGAARGLEYLHEKAQPQVIHRDIKSSNILLFEDYVAKIGDFDLSNQSPDMAARLHSTRVLGTFGYHSPEYAMTGQLSTKSDVYSFGVVLLELLTGRKPVDHTLPRGQQSLVTWAAPRLSEDKVRQCVDPRLGSEYPPKAVAKLAAVAALCIQYEADFRPNMSIVVKALQPLLNVRSGPSAEAPRV, from the exons ATGTGTTTCTCCTGTTTCTCTGGAAACGATAGACGACAGCGAGCGGATCAGGATGGACCCTCTACGGCAAGCCATGCAACAG GCAATTATGGAGCTAGTTATGCATCACATCCTGCCCCGAGGGCTCCTCAACCTGTGAGAATGCAGCCTATTGAAGTTCCTTCCATTTCTGTTGAGGAAATAAAAGAAATCGCGAAAAATTTTAGCAATGATGCTTTAATTGGAGAAGGCTCTTATGCCAGAGTATACTATGGTGTCTTGAGAAACGGAAGAAAATCTGCAGTTAAAAAGCTTGATGCCAGCAAGCAGCCCGATCAAGAATTTCTCACGCAG GTGTCCATGGTCTCAAGGTTAACTCATGAAAATGTCATTGAGCTGCTCGGTTATTGTGTTGATGGAAATCTCCGTGTACTTGCTTACGAGTATGCGACGATGGGGTCCCTTCATGATATTCTACACG GGAGGAAAGGTGTGAAAGGAGCACAACCTGGTCCAGTTTTATCTTGGGCACAGCGTGTAAAAATTGCTGTGGGAGCCGCTAGGGGACTTGAATACCTACATGAGAAAGCGCAACCCCAAGTCATTCACCGTGATATCAAATCCAGCAATATACTTCTTTTTGAGGACTATGTCGCAAAAATAGGCGATTTTGACTTGTCGAATCAGTCTCCTGACATGGCTGCACGCCTCCACTCTACTCGTGTTCTTGGAACTTTTGGCTATCATTCTCCAGA GTATGCAATGACTGGGCAGCTTAGCACGAAGAGTGACGTTTACAGCTTTGGTGTGGTCCTTTTGGAGCTTTTGACTGGGCGTAAACCGGTTGATCATACGTTACCACGGGGTCAGCAGAGTCTTGTGACATGG GCCGCGCCAAGACTTAGTGAAGATAAGGTGAGGCAATGTGTGGACCCCAGGCTAGGCAGTGAGTACCCTCCCAAGGCTGTTGCAAAG TTGGCTGCGGTAGCTGCTCTATGCATACAGTATGAAGCTGATTTCAGGCCCAACATGAGCATAGTTGTCAAAGCTCTCCAGCCTCTGTTGAATGTTCGGTCTGGCCCTTCTGCCGAGGCTCCACGAGTGTGA
- the LOC109718586 gene encoding pto-interacting protein 1-like isoform X1, with protein sequence MDDLNSAIKGFWNIHAYVYIKVPFLDLSRKSLLWFYSNYGASYASHPAPRAPQPVRMQPIEVPSISVEEIKEIAKNFSNDALIGEGSYARVYYGVLRNGRKSAVKKLDASKQPDQEFLTQVSMVSRLTHENVIELLGYCVDGNLRVLAYEYATMGSLHDILHGRKGVKGAQPGPVLSWAQRVKIAVGAARGLEYLHEKAQPQVIHRDIKSSNILLFEDYVAKIGDFDLSNQSPDMAARLHSTRVLGTFGYHSPEYAMTGQLSTKSDVYSFGVVLLELLTGRKPVDHTLPRGQQSLVTWAAPRLSEDKVRQCVDPRLGSEYPPKAVAKLAAVAALCIQYEADFRPNMSIVVKALQPLLNVRSGPSAEAPRV encoded by the exons ATGGATGATTTGAACTCGGCAATTAAG ggattctggaatatacatgcatatgtatatataaaggtCCCTTTTTTGGATCTTTCTAGGAAGAGCCTCCTATGGTTTTATA GCAATTATGGAGCTAGTTATGCATCACATCCTGCCCCGAGGGCTCCTCAACCTGTGAGAATGCAGCCTATTGAAGTTCCTTCCATTTCTGTTGAGGAAATAAAAGAAATCGCGAAAAATTTTAGCAATGATGCTTTAATTGGAGAAGGCTCTTATGCCAGAGTATACTATGGTGTCTTGAGAAACGGAAGAAAATCTGCAGTTAAAAAGCTTGATGCCAGCAAGCAGCCCGATCAAGAATTTCTCACGCAG GTGTCCATGGTCTCAAGGTTAACTCATGAAAATGTCATTGAGCTGCTCGGTTATTGTGTTGATGGAAATCTCCGTGTACTTGCTTACGAGTATGCGACGATGGGGTCCCTTCATGATATTCTACACG GGAGGAAAGGTGTGAAAGGAGCACAACCTGGTCCAGTTTTATCTTGGGCACAGCGTGTAAAAATTGCTGTGGGAGCCGCTAGGGGACTTGAATACCTACATGAGAAAGCGCAACCCCAAGTCATTCACCGTGATATCAAATCCAGCAATATACTTCTTTTTGAGGACTATGTCGCAAAAATAGGCGATTTTGACTTGTCGAATCAGTCTCCTGACATGGCTGCACGCCTCCACTCTACTCGTGTTCTTGGAACTTTTGGCTATCATTCTCCAGA GTATGCAATGACTGGGCAGCTTAGCACGAAGAGTGACGTTTACAGCTTTGGTGTGGTCCTTTTGGAGCTTTTGACTGGGCGTAAACCGGTTGATCATACGTTACCACGGGGTCAGCAGAGTCTTGTGACATGG GCCGCGCCAAGACTTAGTGAAGATAAGGTGAGGCAATGTGTGGACCCCAGGCTAGGCAGTGAGTACCCTCCCAAGGCTGTTGCAAAG TTGGCTGCGGTAGCTGCTCTATGCATACAGTATGAAGCTGATTTCAGGCCCAACATGAGCATAGTTGTCAAAGCTCTCCAGCCTCTGTTGAATGTTCGGTCTGGCCCTTCTGCCGAGGCTCCACGAGTGTGA
- the LOC109718273 gene encoding squamosa promoter-binding-like protein 6 isoform X1: MEAKIGSGSHLLSGTGRKSFEWDLNDWKWDGELFVATPVNGVPPGVANGAPLICSSSCLRETDLGIGGKGKGKGEVEKRRRIVPVEEGEPSDGDGSLSLKLGWNAYPTGEVDIAKSEEEESGKKTKLPGSTSNGPVCQVEGCAADLSRSRDYHRRHKVCEMHAKASTAVVRNAIQRFCQQCSRFHLLQEFDEGKRSCRRRLAGHNRRRRKTHPDSTSGGASLIDDKSSSYLLISLLRALSNMHSNNFDRTEDQDQLSHLLRNLATLAGSFDTRNLSGLLQPSQSQLPLGASSGMSLEATNMVPDSSPASESTGPMCPPSKITCVNGGQGPQISENFLSDAVPKDCSHPTTNTMTNSPESTACRVRLNDFDLNNAYNDIQDCGVGCEKSIIPSCAENSSPNYLSQTSGNSDSISTQSLSSSNGDAQYQTDRIVFKLFGKYPHDLPLVLRTQILDWLSNSPTNIESYIRPGCVILTVYLRLSEPLWQELCDYLSSYLDRLLNSSTNNFWRSGWMYVKVRHQIAFIYNGQVVLDVPLPLGCPDNSGILCVKPVAVPHSTTADFTVKVFSLARSTTRLFCSFEGKYLVQKMTVVLTEESGADSEHEELVCLSFCCSLPDASGRGFIEVEDRGLSNSFFPFIVTDQEVCSEIRTLETIIEIATNNNDSQGREDKENSRNLAINFLNELGWLLRMHFLMSRLEKVEFHREAFHLSRFSWLISFAMEHDWCAVVKKLLDILFSGTIDLGARSPREIALSENLLHRAAGRCCRDMVELLLKYTPEKSLKESSNERLLFRPDFLGPENITPLHIAAAGRGSESIVDALTDDSEMVGINAWRNVRDSVGYTPEDYARMRGHESYIQLVQKKLNTKIGKHYFVVNIHSDNHPKYTDADKPFKPSFGIAKSKLMRPSQKPCCNLCSRQLMAHHNSMARTLLYRPAMLAMVGVATVCVCVGILFKTMPEVFFVSPSFRWELLGYGST, translated from the exons ATGGAGGCTAAGATTGGGAGTGGAAGCCACCTTTTGAGTGGAACTGGGAGGAAGAGTTTCGAGTGGGATTTGAATGATTGGAAGTGGGATGGCGAGCTCTTCGTTGCCACTCCTGTGAATGGTGTACCTCCAGGTGTTGCAAACGGTGCGCCTTTAATTTGCTCGTCTAGTTGCTTGAGAGAGACTGATCTTGGAATTGGCgggaaagggaaagggaaaggaGAAGTCGAGAAGAGGCGAAGAATCGTTCCGGTGGAAGAAGGCGAGCCGTCGGATGGAGATGGATCTCTTAGCTTAAAGCTTGGCTGGAATGCTTATCCGACTGGGGAGGTTGATATTGCTAAGAGTGAGGAAGAGGAGAGCGGGAAGAAGACTAAGTTACCAGGGAGTACTTCTAATGGCCCGGTTTGCCAGGTGGAAGGATGCGCGGCCGACCTTAGCCGTTCGAGGGACTACCACAGGCGGCACAAGGTTTGCGAGATGCATGCCAAGGCAAGCACGGCCGTGGTAAGGAATGCCATCCAGCGTTTCTGTCAGCAATGCAGTAG GTTTCACCTTCTACAAGAATTTGATGAGGGGAAGCGAAGCTGTCGACGGCGTTTAGCGGGTCACAATAGACGGAGGAGGAAGACTCATCCTGATAGTACTAGTGGCGGGGCTTCCTTGATAGACGATAAGTCTAGCAGCTATCTATTGATAAGTCTGCTAAGAGCCCTCTCCAACATGCATT CTAATAACTTCGACCGAACAGAAGATCAGGACCAATTATCTCATCTTCTAAGAAACCTGGCAACTCTTGCTGGCTCATTCGATACTAGAAACCTTTCTGGATTGCTGCAACCATCTCAAAGCCAGCTGCCACTCGGGGCCAGTTCCGGAATGTCCTTAGAAGCAACTAATATGGTTCCAGATTCTTCTCCTGCATCTGAATCTACTGGACCAATGTGTCCTCCCTCTAAAATAACTTGTGTTAATGGAGGTCAGGGTCCTCAGATCTCAGAAAATTTTCTATCTGATGCTGTACCAAAGGATTGTTCTCATCCAACAACAAATACAATGACAAATTCTCCAG AGTCTACTGCATGCAGAGTGCGTTTGAATGATTTTGATCTGAACAATGCATATAATGATATACAAGACTGCGGAGTAGGATGCGAAAAGTCAATTATTCCTTCATGTGCAGAAAATAGTTCTCCAAATTATCTATCGCAGACGAGTGGTAATTCAGATTCAATCTCCACCCAATCACTATCTAGTTCTAATGGAGATGCGCAG TATCAAACAGATAGAATCGTGTTCAAGCTCTTTGGAAAATATCCTCATGATCTTCCTCTTGTTTTACGAACACAG ATCCTTGACTGGCTATCCAACAGTCCTACCAATATTGAGAGCTACATTAGACCTGGTTGTGTTATTCTGACGGTATATCTTCGGCTATCGGAGCCTCTGTGGCAGGAG CTTTGTGATTATCTGAGCTCCTACCTGGATAGGCTTTTGAATAGCTCTACCAACAACTTCTGGAGATCAGGATGGATGTATGTTAAGGTGCGGCACCAGATTGCATTTATTTATAATG GTCAAGTTGTCCTAGATGTGCCTCTTCCTCTCGGATGTCCAGATAATTCTGGGATTTTATGTGTGAAACCTGTTGCTGTTCCTCATTCGACAACAGCTGACTTTACGGTGAAGGTTTTTAGCCTAGCTCGTTCAACCACAAG GTTGTTTTGTTCTTTTGAAGGGAAGTACTTAGTTCAAAAAATGACAGTAGTTTTAACTGAGGAAAGTGGTGCGGATTCTGAGCATGAAGAATTGGTGTGTCTAAGCTTCTGTTGCTCTCTCCCTGATGCAAGTGGGAGAGGATTCATTGAG GTCGAAGACCGTGGCCTCAGCAACAGCTTCTTCCCATTCATAGTAACAGACCAAGAGGTATGCTCCGAGATTCGTACACTAGAGACTATAATCGAGATAGCCACGAATAACAATGATTCCCAAGGAAGAGAAGACAAAGAAAATTCTAGAAACCTAGCTATAAACTTCTTGAACGAACTAGGGTGGCTTCTCAGAATGCACTTCCTGATGTCCAGGCTTGAAAAAGTGGAGTTTCATAGAGAAGCCTTTCACCTGAGCAGGTTCAGTTGGCTTATTTCATTTGCCATGGAGCACGATTGGTGTGCAGTTGTGAAGAAGCTTTTGGACATTTTATTTAGTGGAACAATTGATTTGGGTGCTCGTTCTCCTCGAGAAATCGCTCTTTCAGAAAATCTGCTCCACCGAGCTGCTGGAAGATGCTGTAGAGATATGGTTGAGCTTCTGCTTAAGTATACGCCAGAAAAGAGCTTAAAGGAGAGCAGCAACGAGAGATTACTCTTTAGACCAGACTTTCTCGGACCTGAAAATATAACTCCGCTACATATTGCTGCAGCTGGTCGTGGTTCTGAGAGTATAGTGGATGCACTGACTGATGATTCTGAAATG GTGGGAATAAATGCATGGAGAAATGTGCGTGACTCCGTAGGTTACACTCCGGAGGACTACGCGCGAATGCGAGGACATGAATCTTACATACAACTGGTCCAAAAGAAACTCAATACAAAAATAGGAAAGCACTATTTTGTAGTAAATATTCATAGTGACAATCACCCGAAATATACTGATGCAGATAAACCCTTCAAACCTTCCTTTGGAATTGCCAAGAGCAAGTTAATGAGACCAAGCCAAAAGCCTTGCTGCAATCTCTGCAGCCGGCAATTGATGGCTCATCACAATTCAATGGCCCGGACTTTGTTGTATAGACCAGCTATGCTCGCGATGGTCGGTGTTGCCACGGTGTGTGTTTGTGTGGGCATATTGTTCAAAACTATGCCTGAAGTTTTCTTTGTATCCCCTTCATTTAGGTGGGAATTATTAGGGTATGGATCAACTTGA
- the LOC109718273 gene encoding squamosa promoter-binding-like protein 6 isoform X2: MEAKIGSGSHLLSGTGRKSFEWDLNDWKWDGELFVATPVNGVPPGVANGAPLICSSSCLRETDLGIGGKGKGKGEVEKRRRIVPVEEGEPSDGDGSLSLKLGWNAYPTGEVDIAKSEEEESGKKTKLPGSTSNGPVCQVEGCAADLSRSRDYHRRHKVCEMHAKASTAVVRNAIQRFCQQCSRFHLLQEFDEGKRSCRRRLAGHNRRRRKTHPDSTSGGASLIDDKSSSYLLISLLRALSNMHSNNFDRTEDQDQLSHLLRNLATLAGSFDTRNLSGLLQPSQSQLPLGASSGMSLEATNMVPDSSPASESTGPMCPPSKITCVNGGQGPQISENFLSDAVPKDCSHPTTNTMTNSPENSSPNYLSQTSGNSDSISTQSLSSSNGDAQYQTDRIVFKLFGKYPHDLPLVLRTQILDWLSNSPTNIESYIRPGCVILTVYLRLSEPLWQELCDYLSSYLDRLLNSSTNNFWRSGWMYVKVRHQIAFIYNGQVVLDVPLPLGCPDNSGILCVKPVAVPHSTTADFTVKVFSLARSTTRLFCSFEGKYLVQKMTVVLTEESGADSEHEELVCLSFCCSLPDASGRGFIEVEDRGLSNSFFPFIVTDQEVCSEIRTLETIIEIATNNNDSQGREDKENSRNLAINFLNELGWLLRMHFLMSRLEKVEFHREAFHLSRFSWLISFAMEHDWCAVVKKLLDILFSGTIDLGARSPREIALSENLLHRAAGRCCRDMVELLLKYTPEKSLKESSNERLLFRPDFLGPENITPLHIAAAGRGSESIVDALTDDSEMVGINAWRNVRDSVGYTPEDYARMRGHESYIQLVQKKLNTKIGKHYFVVNIHSDNHPKYTDADKPFKPSFGIAKSKLMRPSQKPCCNLCSRQLMAHHNSMARTLLYRPAMLAMVGVATVCVCVGILFKTMPEVFFVSPSFRWELLGYGST, translated from the exons ATGGAGGCTAAGATTGGGAGTGGAAGCCACCTTTTGAGTGGAACTGGGAGGAAGAGTTTCGAGTGGGATTTGAATGATTGGAAGTGGGATGGCGAGCTCTTCGTTGCCACTCCTGTGAATGGTGTACCTCCAGGTGTTGCAAACGGTGCGCCTTTAATTTGCTCGTCTAGTTGCTTGAGAGAGACTGATCTTGGAATTGGCgggaaagggaaagggaaaggaGAAGTCGAGAAGAGGCGAAGAATCGTTCCGGTGGAAGAAGGCGAGCCGTCGGATGGAGATGGATCTCTTAGCTTAAAGCTTGGCTGGAATGCTTATCCGACTGGGGAGGTTGATATTGCTAAGAGTGAGGAAGAGGAGAGCGGGAAGAAGACTAAGTTACCAGGGAGTACTTCTAATGGCCCGGTTTGCCAGGTGGAAGGATGCGCGGCCGACCTTAGCCGTTCGAGGGACTACCACAGGCGGCACAAGGTTTGCGAGATGCATGCCAAGGCAAGCACGGCCGTGGTAAGGAATGCCATCCAGCGTTTCTGTCAGCAATGCAGTAG GTTTCACCTTCTACAAGAATTTGATGAGGGGAAGCGAAGCTGTCGACGGCGTTTAGCGGGTCACAATAGACGGAGGAGGAAGACTCATCCTGATAGTACTAGTGGCGGGGCTTCCTTGATAGACGATAAGTCTAGCAGCTATCTATTGATAAGTCTGCTAAGAGCCCTCTCCAACATGCATT CTAATAACTTCGACCGAACAGAAGATCAGGACCAATTATCTCATCTTCTAAGAAACCTGGCAACTCTTGCTGGCTCATTCGATACTAGAAACCTTTCTGGATTGCTGCAACCATCTCAAAGCCAGCTGCCACTCGGGGCCAGTTCCGGAATGTCCTTAGAAGCAACTAATATGGTTCCAGATTCTTCTCCTGCATCTGAATCTACTGGACCAATGTGTCCTCCCTCTAAAATAACTTGTGTTAATGGAGGTCAGGGTCCTCAGATCTCAGAAAATTTTCTATCTGATGCTGTACCAAAGGATTGTTCTCATCCAACAACAAATACAATGACAAATTCTCCAG AAAATAGTTCTCCAAATTATCTATCGCAGACGAGTGGTAATTCAGATTCAATCTCCACCCAATCACTATCTAGTTCTAATGGAGATGCGCAG TATCAAACAGATAGAATCGTGTTCAAGCTCTTTGGAAAATATCCTCATGATCTTCCTCTTGTTTTACGAACACAG ATCCTTGACTGGCTATCCAACAGTCCTACCAATATTGAGAGCTACATTAGACCTGGTTGTGTTATTCTGACGGTATATCTTCGGCTATCGGAGCCTCTGTGGCAGGAG CTTTGTGATTATCTGAGCTCCTACCTGGATAGGCTTTTGAATAGCTCTACCAACAACTTCTGGAGATCAGGATGGATGTATGTTAAGGTGCGGCACCAGATTGCATTTATTTATAATG GTCAAGTTGTCCTAGATGTGCCTCTTCCTCTCGGATGTCCAGATAATTCTGGGATTTTATGTGTGAAACCTGTTGCTGTTCCTCATTCGACAACAGCTGACTTTACGGTGAAGGTTTTTAGCCTAGCTCGTTCAACCACAAG GTTGTTTTGTTCTTTTGAAGGGAAGTACTTAGTTCAAAAAATGACAGTAGTTTTAACTGAGGAAAGTGGTGCGGATTCTGAGCATGAAGAATTGGTGTGTCTAAGCTTCTGTTGCTCTCTCCCTGATGCAAGTGGGAGAGGATTCATTGAG GTCGAAGACCGTGGCCTCAGCAACAGCTTCTTCCCATTCATAGTAACAGACCAAGAGGTATGCTCCGAGATTCGTACACTAGAGACTATAATCGAGATAGCCACGAATAACAATGATTCCCAAGGAAGAGAAGACAAAGAAAATTCTAGAAACCTAGCTATAAACTTCTTGAACGAACTAGGGTGGCTTCTCAGAATGCACTTCCTGATGTCCAGGCTTGAAAAAGTGGAGTTTCATAGAGAAGCCTTTCACCTGAGCAGGTTCAGTTGGCTTATTTCATTTGCCATGGAGCACGATTGGTGTGCAGTTGTGAAGAAGCTTTTGGACATTTTATTTAGTGGAACAATTGATTTGGGTGCTCGTTCTCCTCGAGAAATCGCTCTTTCAGAAAATCTGCTCCACCGAGCTGCTGGAAGATGCTGTAGAGATATGGTTGAGCTTCTGCTTAAGTATACGCCAGAAAAGAGCTTAAAGGAGAGCAGCAACGAGAGATTACTCTTTAGACCAGACTTTCTCGGACCTGAAAATATAACTCCGCTACATATTGCTGCAGCTGGTCGTGGTTCTGAGAGTATAGTGGATGCACTGACTGATGATTCTGAAATG GTGGGAATAAATGCATGGAGAAATGTGCGTGACTCCGTAGGTTACACTCCGGAGGACTACGCGCGAATGCGAGGACATGAATCTTACATACAACTGGTCCAAAAGAAACTCAATACAAAAATAGGAAAGCACTATTTTGTAGTAAATATTCATAGTGACAATCACCCGAAATATACTGATGCAGATAAACCCTTCAAACCTTCCTTTGGAATTGCCAAGAGCAAGTTAATGAGACCAAGCCAAAAGCCTTGCTGCAATCTCTGCAGCCGGCAATTGATGGCTCATCACAATTCAATGGCCCGGACTTTGTTGTATAGACCAGCTATGCTCGCGATGGTCGGTGTTGCCACGGTGTGTGTTTGTGTGGGCATATTGTTCAAAACTATGCCTGAAGTTTTCTTTGTATCCCCTTCATTTAGGTGGGAATTATTAGGGTATGGATCAACTTGA